The following nucleotide sequence is from Saccharomyces kudriavzevii IFO 1802 strain IFO1802 genome assembly, chromosome: 5.
ATATCGAGCCTACTTTCAAAGGAtatattgaagatgaagatgacgcTTTGCTTATCCTCCAAGCGACCTTGGATGGTAAGTTGAAACATATACCAAGAAGACCCtatgaaattgaaagacCCTATCTAATTGTTTCCGGTAGCATATTCgttttcattgaagaaatctcCGGCATCAAGAGATGGACTGATGGCGTTTCTTGGTCTCCATCTAGGATATCGGGCAAATTTTTAATATACAAAGAACTCGATAAAGAAAACTCCAACGTTAATTCTAATAGCACGTCGAGTGGCAATGCCGACTCCACCATCGTACCAGATGGAACATCTGGTGCAAAGAAtaattcttcttcgtcgAAAATTAAGCTACCTCCTTTGAAGAATCATCAATTTGATTTACCACCTACTATGGCtcattcaaattttgaatcagACCAAGAGTCATCCATTTCTCCATCAAATCGTTCCAATTTGCCATTAAAATACACCGGcttggtgaaaaaaacaatatcaGTGAAGCTGAAGAGACCTCCATTCAATtctgttgaaaatttaCACATTGTCTCGTACTATTCTGTAAAGGATATCAAACAAAATTGTTTAGCGACGCCTAAGGCCTCTCCTTTTCTAAAAGATATCAGACCTTCACAAGAACTAATTGTCGCCATGGAAAACACGACTTTGGGCAATGTGAAAAATAACTCAACCACTAATACAAGCAGTTCTAATAATATAAACAACAAAAGTAACTCTTCCACTCCTCTAAATACTGTTATTTCcacaaataataatagtgcTAATATAAATGCTGCTGGCAGTAATCAATTCACTAGtgcaaacaaaaattattattataaaaatgatgaaagcTCTGGATATCAGATCAATCAATTTGCCCCCGCGTTGCCATCGACAACTTTAATGTATACAACGAATCCACCTTATATTACTCAATCTCCCGATAATGCAAACTCCACTGGCATGAATACTCATAGTAGCAATAACACTAATCCTAACggtaacaataatattaatagTAATACTGGAAACAATAACAACTCAAGTAGATTTCCCAATGGCTCCTTTGCATATAGTACTGCTGGCGATTTCATTAACCAGCAACAGCAAGGGCAAATTTCTTACCCCTTCTACTATACAACGATTCCAATAAATAATCCGAATTACTATACCACACAGCCCCCAAATCCTGTAGCGAACACGGCAACAAACGATAATCAAAATTATTCCACTTCTTCAACACAACACCCTTATTATGGCCACCCTACCGAAAGTCAATCAGCATCAGCAACCACAGGCGCTCCTGGCGCTTCTGGTACAACCGAAAATGGGCTGCCTGTTTCTAATATGCAACCATTACTCCATCAGgccaataataacaacCCAAGCGCCACTTCTTCTACAACTTCTTATCCGATATATTCTATGAACGTGAACGTTCCTTATTACAGCTCCTCTGCATACAAGAGAGCCCAAGAGAGTACTACTTCGAACCCAAACGCGGAACCTTCTGGAACAGCAGGCACGAATTCAGGCACAATGTTATCGAATCCTGCATACGCCAATTCTCAACAATACACTCCATCGCAAGTGTATTATCAAGGGTTTCCGCAGTATGCCATGGCTAGTGCCCAGAATCCATCAATGTACCAGCATCAACACCAGCATCCTTTGCCCACAGTATACCCAATAACGGCGTCGCAACAAAACATAATAAATTCAAGCCACGCTTTGAATACTATTGGATCAGACCCTCAacatcatcattgtcaGCAAGAGCCCAACGATCATAAAAACTTTGCCATGGGGCATCCGAATAATAACATATTAAACATCACTAACAATGATACGATGAACAATCTCAATACAAATACTTCAACTACAACACAATAAGTAAATATATTTAAAAAGTACGCcgattttctcttttctttctttcctcaTTCAGTAATTGGTCTATTCATGAAGTTTATACATTTTTTACTATagtttttatatatttgcTTCTTTACGTAATCATgccttcaattttctttccattttctcATGAAAAGCATATTTATTACTTTTTGACATTATGGAATATCTCTGCTTGGCGCATAGTTTTTCTTAACATTTTCTACGAAAGTCACCTTTGTTGAcgtttttcttgaaattattgTTGGAATTAATTCTCGATATTTTCGCtaacgaaaaaagaatagGAAAAGATAAGCAAATCCGTACATAAGAGAATAAGCATAGGCGcacatcaaaaaatcaacaaatcCTAATATATCCTCTaatatttgatgaagagtGAAACCCTCACTACAGCTACATAATGAATGATGAAGGCCATAAGACGGCTctagaaaatcaaaataaaacgTCACTAGCTAACGAAGATTATGCAACTCTAAATAAACCAAAAAGTCCGAAAAAGAATGCTGATCCGATAATTGCCGCAATTGCAGGCGCTCTATCTGGTGCTCTATCTGCAATGCTAGTTTGTCCTTTTGATGTTGCAAAAACAAGATTACAGGCACAAGGCCTCCAGAACATGAGCCATCAGAGTCAGCATTATAAAGGGTTTTTCGGCACATTTGCTactattttcaaagatgaagGTGCTGCTGGGCTTTATAAAGGTCTACAACCAACAGTTTTAGGTTACATTCCCACCTTGATGATTTACTTTTCCATCTACGACTTTAGCAGAAAATATTCTGTCGATATTTTCCCACATAGCccatttctt
It contains:
- the MIT1 gene encoding Mit1p (similar to Saccharomyces cerevisiae MIT1 (YEL007W); ancestral locus Anc_7.132), producing the protein MDIEPTFKGYIEDEDDALLILQATLDGKLKHIPRRPYEIERPYLIVSGSIFVFIEEISGIKRWTDGVSWSPSRISGKFLIYKELDKENSNVNSNSTSSGNADSTIVPDGTSGAKNNSSSSKIKLPPLKNHQFDLPPTMAHSNFESDQESSISPSNRSNLPLKYTGLVKKTISVKLKRPPFNSVENLHIVSYYSVKDIKQNCLATPKASPFLKDIRPSQELIVAMENTTLGNVKNNSTTNTSSSNNINNKSNSSTPLNTVISTNNNSANINAAGSNQFTSANKNYYYKNDESSGYQINQFAPALPSTTLMYTTNPPYITQSPDNANSTGMNTHSSNNTNPNGNNNINSNTGNNNNSSRFPNGSFAYSTAGDFINQQQQGQISYPFYYTTIPINNPNYYTTQPPNPVANTATNDNQNYSTSSTQHPYYGHPTESQSASATTGAPGASGTTENGLPVSNMQPLLHQANNNNPSATSSTTSYPIYSMNVNVPYYSSSAYKRAQESTTSNPNAEPSGTAGTNSGTMLSNPAYANSQQYTPSQVYYQGFPQYAMASAQNPSMYQHQHQHPLPTVYPITASQQNIINSSHALNTIGSDPQHHHCQQEPNDHKNFAMGHPNNNILNITNNDTMNNLNTNTSTTTQ